In the genome of Novipirellula artificiosorum, one region contains:
- a CDS encoding MraY family glycosyltransferase, whose amino-acid sequence MLVTWLSLYPVRRFASALGLVAKPGGHSTHAKVTPLGGGIGIWVGIMVTFSAASVAIGLLRHYPELQARFPEALQPYLEGAWSRLGQLWSLLGAATVLVALGVTDDRRGGVNPFFRLAVEFAVAAFVVYGLGFGLTAFIGITWLTNVLSVIWIVGLINSFNMLDNMDGLSGGVAAIIAASMAIVMLTTADPETSRPQVFVAALLMVVCGSLLGFLWHNRPPAKIFMGDGGSYLVGFLIAVAMLMATFASNNGPRPHAMLAPLCVMAVPLYDMTTVLWIRIRQGRSPFVGDRSHFSHRLVELGLSRTQAVLTIYLVTATCGLASILLTHVEIVQAITVIGIVACMLLLVIILESTQWESSDK is encoded by the coding sequence ATGCTGGTCACTTGGTTGTCGCTCTATCCGGTTCGCCGGTTTGCATCGGCGCTCGGCTTGGTCGCCAAGCCCGGGGGTCACAGCACTCACGCCAAGGTGACCCCTCTAGGCGGCGGCATCGGCATCTGGGTGGGCATCATGGTGACGTTTTCCGCTGCCTCGGTTGCGATAGGGCTATTGCGTCATTACCCCGAACTGCAAGCAAGGTTTCCAGAGGCACTGCAGCCTTACCTCGAAGGCGCCTGGTCGCGTCTGGGACAGTTGTGGTCGCTGCTGGGGGCTGCGACGGTTTTGGTGGCCTTGGGCGTGACCGATGATCGTCGCGGTGGCGTGAATCCGTTCTTCCGTTTGGCCGTTGAGTTTGCGGTGGCCGCGTTTGTGGTCTACGGACTTGGATTTGGGCTGACGGCGTTCATCGGGATCACCTGGTTGACCAACGTGTTGTCAGTGATTTGGATCGTTGGGTTGATCAATTCGTTTAACATGCTCGACAACATGGATGGGCTGAGCGGTGGTGTAGCGGCCATCATCGCGGCGTCGATGGCGATCGTGATGTTAACGACCGCGGATCCGGAAACCAGTCGCCCACAGGTTTTCGTTGCGGCGCTGCTGATGGTGGTTTGCGGATCGCTGTTGGGGTTTCTTTGGCACAACCGCCCCCCTGCAAAAATCTTCATGGGGGACGGCGGTAGTTACCTGGTCGGTTTTCTGATCGCCGTCGCAATGTTGATGGCGACGTTCGCCAGTAACAACGGCCCACGACCACACGCGATGTTGGCTCCGTTGTGTGTCATGGCGGTGCCTCTGTATGACATGACCACGGTATTGTGGATTCGAATCCGTCAAGGCCGAAGCCCCTTTGTCGGCGACCGCAGCCATTTTTCTCATCGTTTGGTCGAGCTTGGGCTCTCTCGCACGCAAGCGGTTTTGACGATTTACCTTGTAACCGCAACGTGTGGCTTGGCATCCATTTTGTTGACGCATGTCGAAATTGTGCAAGCGATCACAGTCATCGGGATTGTGGCTTGCATGTTGTTGCTCGTGATCATCCTGGAATCGACTCAGTGGGAAAGCAGCGACAAATAG
- a CDS encoding DnaB-like helicase C-terminal domain-containing protein — MAPEITNRIDSLLRGAMDAGFALVPHEWGVEVVGQGEGNSWDFSQPLFDDFAPEDVLERYRVLGIAPSQVPEGFTLPGEVSESVQCLDSLLDRLRRKEGDYLYPTGDWIDGFECGPNKITIVAAPPGFGKTTFAMQYVFDVLDHDSEITVFVANAETSFDVLLGRELTRRSGVPAKALRFADLTPSQMQAVEDAADDIRPYLDRIEVMPGPFGLGDLQSFTEGRCGLLLLDYLQLFAPGDDARVGVNQVMRSLRQLANQGWGVLAVSAVTRGRNKNGSSYESNQLSMASLKESGEIEFMADSIYLLRDEGPVDDNDKVRKVDLHCGKNRHGERVSHDLV; from the coding sequence ATGGCTCCTGAGATAACCAATCGGATTGATAGTTTGCTGCGAGGTGCAATGGATGCAGGGTTCGCGCTGGTGCCGCACGAGTGGGGTGTAGAGGTTGTTGGGCAAGGTGAGGGTAATAGCTGGGACTTTTCACAGCCGTTGTTCGATGATTTTGCACCCGAGGATGTATTGGAGCGTTACCGGGTTTTGGGTATTGCTCCTTCGCAGGTTCCCGAGGGGTTTACATTACCGGGTGAGGTTTCTGAGTCGGTTCAATGCTTGGATTCATTATTGGATCGATTGAGACGCAAGGAGGGCGATTACCTTTATCCGACTGGTGATTGGATTGATGGTTTTGAGTGTGGGCCAAATAAGATCACCATTGTTGCTGCCCCCCCTGGTTTCGGCAAAACGACCTTTGCAATGCAGTATGTGTTCGATGTATTGGATCACGATAGTGAGATCACTGTATTCGTTGCAAACGCTGAGACTAGTTTTGACGTACTGCTGGGTAGGGAATTGACACGTCGTTCAGGGGTGCCCGCGAAGGCACTCCGGTTTGCGGATTTGACTCCCTCCCAGATGCAAGCGGTTGAAGATGCGGCTGATGACATTAGACCCTACTTGGATCGTATAGAGGTTATGCCTGGGCCTTTTGGTTTAGGTGACTTGCAGAGCTTTACCGAAGGGCGTTGTGGGTTGTTGTTGCTCGACTACTTGCAATTGTTCGCGCCCGGGGATGATGCCCGCGTCGGTGTCAATCAGGTGATGAGGTCGCTACGGCAGTTGGCGAATCAGGGATGGGGTGTCTTAGCTGTCTCGGCAGTCACTCGCGGGCGTAATAAGAACGGTTCGAGTTACGAGTCGAATCAGCTATCGATGGCTTCGCTGAAGGAATCGGGCGAAATCGAGTTCATGGCCGATTCGATCTACTTGCTACGCGACGAGGGGCCAGTCGATGACAACGACAAGGTTCGCAAGGTAGACCTGCACTGCGGTAAGAACCGGCACGGAGAACGTGTTTCGCATGACTTGGTGTAA
- a CDS encoding helix-turn-helix domain-containing protein gives MADLILRDTDPDQFREQIVSDVMRQLGSLLHESSEPRLVDGDRLAELLGVSRCSVDRLRADGKIPSVMIGRRRLYRPDAAIAALETRDEKREATKNG, from the coding sequence ATGGCTGATTTGATCTTACGGGACACTGATCCCGATCAATTTCGTGAGCAGATCGTCTCCGACGTGATGCGACAATTGGGGAGCCTTCTGCACGAGTCATCCGAACCCCGCCTCGTCGACGGCGACCGGTTGGCGGAGTTGCTTGGCGTTAGTCGTTGCAGCGTGGACCGACTGCGAGCTGATGGCAAGATCCCATCCGTGATGATCGGTCGGCGTCGGCTGTACCGACCCGATGCTGCGATTGCTGCCCTGGAGACCAGGGACGAAAAAAGGGAGGCAACCAAAAATGGCTAA
- a CDS encoding TadE/TadG family type IV pilus assembly protein: MRTRYRSPQSRHRRGATAVEMAIVAPLFFLFTFALVEFSRISMVKQGLTDATRAGCREAILATTLNRKDAESKVRDHLRAVLLNDAMADRCHVSISPGDLSSVERGTEITTSVEVNCSDISWIAPRFGDDVMLRAKSTMKRE, translated from the coding sequence ATGCGCACACGATACCGATCGCCTCAGTCGAGGCACCGTCGCGGTGCCACTGCCGTCGAGATGGCCATTGTCGCCCCATTGTTCTTCCTGTTCACCTTCGCATTGGTTGAGTTTAGCCGCATTTCAATGGTGAAGCAGGGATTGACCGATGCAACTCGCGCAGGTTGTCGCGAAGCGATTCTTGCCACCACGCTCAACCGCAAAGATGCGGAATCGAAAGTCCGCGATCACTTGAGGGCGGTTCTTCTCAATGACGCGATGGCCGATCGGTGTCATGTTTCGATCAGCCCCGGCGATCTCAGTAGCGTGGAGCGGGGAACGGAAATTACCACTTCCGTCGAAGTGAATTGCTCCGACATCTCGTGGATAGCCCCGCGTTTCGGCGACGACGTGATGTTGCGGGCGAAGTCAACCATGAAGCGTGAGTAA
- a CDS encoding TadE/TadG family type IV pilus assembly protein gives MSNQSAIHFVLESPMTRKSKIRFSTVRHHDRRAVAAVEFAVIAPVLMLIVLGAIDVGQSINVAQILDNASREGARFASRLETTTQQQVESAVQAYVADAFASTSSGDLGMALTVNVGSDAGSVVSGGDLTTIESGANVSVQVALDYETVRWMGGLPGFGTSTITATTVMRRE, from the coding sequence GTGAGTAATCAATCGGCCATTCATTTTGTACTGGAGTCTCCAATGACCAGGAAATCTAAAATCAGATTCTCGACGGTGCGACATCATGATCGCAGAGCAGTGGCAGCGGTTGAATTTGCTGTGATTGCACCCGTGTTGATGCTTATCGTTTTGGGGGCGATCGACGTCGGTCAAAGTATCAATGTGGCGCAGATCTTAGATAATGCATCTCGCGAGGGCGCCCGATTTGCTTCTCGCCTGGAAACCACAACTCAACAGCAAGTGGAATCTGCCGTTCAGGCTTACGTAGCAGATGCATTTGCAAGTACTTCGAGCGGCGATTTAGGCATGGCACTGACAGTCAATGTTGGTAGCGATGCCGGTTCGGTGGTTTCCGGGGGAGACCTGACAACCATTGAGTCCGGTGCCAACGTTTCGGTTCAGGTAGCCCTTGATTACGAAACAGTTCGCTGGATGGGAGGCCTGCCAGGTTTTGGCACTTCCACCATCACGGCCACGACCGTGATGCGGCGAGAGTAA
- a CDS encoding pilus assembly protein TadG-related protein, with translation MLHRPSMRRRSQRKGAIVVIAAILFPIFIAMLAFAVDSGYLLKKRSRLQHAADAAALAAVRDLVPDAYGDQDLDKVRATIRSFANLNVRDVGSFTVLGSDIEIGRYDPETIYSDVQLLDTGVFDTVRVTFRRDSSANSPVSLFFARIFGMDDSDVSATATAVLQKASILEPGVGVLPFSIPEDLWKATPDGNVWSIYGDGRMEDSSGGQLPGNWGTLNLGTSANSTATINDQVLNGLQQVHLDGLYAEGRIPQSNQIRSSHDFNANGDQGLSGGMKSSLHTVKGETKLIPLFDGVTNQGSVLEFHITGWAVCVVFDSHFHGSKNTYVEIQKSYTYNGILKPSSDLSVTEGVIEGAYTTPALVE, from the coding sequence ATGTTACACAGACCATCCATGCGGCGTCGTTCGCAACGCAAGGGCGCGATCGTTGTAATCGCGGCTATTCTATTTCCAATTTTCATCGCCATGCTGGCATTCGCCGTCGATAGCGGATACCTGTTGAAGAAACGATCCAGACTGCAACACGCCGCCGATGCTGCCGCACTTGCAGCCGTTCGCGATCTGGTGCCGGACGCCTATGGGGATCAAGACTTGGATAAGGTCCGTGCGACGATCCGAAGTTTTGCCAATTTGAACGTAAGGGATGTGGGGAGCTTTACTGTTCTTGGCTCCGATATTGAGATCGGGCGATACGATCCAGAAACCATTTATAGTGACGTTCAGCTTCTGGATACGGGTGTCTTTGACACGGTTCGTGTCACCTTTCGTCGTGATTCTTCCGCCAACTCCCCCGTCTCGCTGTTTTTCGCGAGGATCTTTGGCATGGATGATTCGGACGTGAGTGCGACGGCGACGGCAGTGCTGCAAAAGGCAAGCATTCTGGAACCCGGTGTGGGCGTGCTGCCTTTCTCTATCCCAGAGGATCTTTGGAAGGCAACGCCTGACGGTAATGTTTGGAGTATTTACGGCGACGGACGTATGGAGGACAGCTCTGGGGGTCAACTCCCCGGCAACTGGGGGACTCTCAACCTCGGCACGTCTGCAAACTCGACGGCAACAATCAATGATCAAGTTCTCAACGGTCTCCAACAGGTGCACCTGGATGGACTCTACGCAGAGGGCCGCATTCCTCAGAGCAACCAGATCAGGAGCAGCCATGACTTCAATGCAAATGGTGACCAAGGGCTCTCCGGTGGGATGAAGTCCTCACTCCATACGGTGAAGGGCGAAACCAAGCTGATTCCCCTGTTCGATGGCGTGACCAACCAGGGAAGCGTGTTGGAGTTCCACATCACCGGATGGGCCGTGTGTGTGGTGTTTGACTCACATTTTCATGGTTCCAAAAACACCTATGTCGAAATCCAAAAATCCTACACATACAATGGAATACTGAAGCCAAGTTCCGACTTGAGCGTCACCGAAGGGGTCATCGAAGGAGCGTATACCACGCCCGCATTAGTCGAATGA
- a CDS encoding Calx-beta domain-containing protein: MSRKPLRKRSGQQQKVRRRLFAFQTLEPRVVLSAMSLVDHDFPVDDGLGEYHHDIYGNEYHQLPTAIGHAEAAGATEGPASLDGMTLADTFSLHSNPGASHTVFLDFDGHVTSGTSWNSFNGGADIVTPAFNTTGDATLADSELSRIQAIWQRVAEDFIPFDVDVTTEEPSLDRLIKSGSGDNEWGVRVSIGGNGSWYGSAGGVAYIGSFNWSSDTPVFVFEDNLGNGNEKYTAEAITHEAGHALGLNHDGRTSPSEGYYQGHGSGATGWAPIMGVGYYKALTQWSRGEYAYANNTQDDLAIITGNNGFGYRADDHGNTTLTASVLSAEQGSVADSGIVERNDDVDVFTFLTDAGTVSFDVTPFERGPNLDIYAALLDATGALIVSSNPIGSLSATVSATLAAGQYFVQVNGAGQGDPASLGYSDYGSLGSYSISGSLVHTNAGYVSISATSGDQTEGDAGAKTFTFTVTRSGDTSSATEVTWAVSGSGVSAADASDFAGGALPSGIVAFAAGETSKTISIDVSGDTDSESDESFVVALSNPTAGTLIATSTANGMIVNDDAAPKPPGITVSPTSGLTTSEAGGWATFSIVLDSAPTSDVTVSLSSSDVSEGIVDKTTLTFTPGNWGTAQIVTVTGVDDAVRDRNVSYVIQTGSAQSSDEAYSGLNVDDVQLTNQDNEKGGGGGKGKKKTPAAALTIEVVAPTDLHPSIEAVAPTDTQRSIDRISSAPDRFEEEVNRTFMGTSKAKASKFEQVDTLFAARTANDASETEVDETSEKKESSLSFERLDSLWAMWGS, translated from the coding sequence ATGTCCCGAAAACCACTGCGTAAGCGATCAGGTCAACAACAGAAAGTCCGTCGTCGGCTGTTTGCCTTCCAGACTCTGGAGCCGCGTGTCGTGTTGAGTGCGATGTCGCTAGTTGACCATGATTTTCCCGTGGACGATGGATTGGGCGAGTATCATCATGACATTTATGGCAACGAGTATCACCAACTGCCCACGGCGATCGGCCACGCAGAGGCTGCTGGGGCGACCGAGGGGCCGGCGAGTCTCGACGGGATGACGCTGGCCGACACGTTCTCGCTTCACAGCAATCCTGGCGCATCTCACACTGTTTTTCTTGATTTTGACGGACACGTCACGTCCGGAACGTCCTGGAACAGTTTCAATGGCGGAGCGGACATCGTCACGCCCGCCTTCAATACCACCGGTGACGCCACGCTTGCCGACTCGGAGCTGAGTCGAATTCAAGCCATCTGGCAGCGAGTCGCCGAAGATTTCATTCCCTTCGATGTCGATGTCACCACCGAAGAACCTAGTTTGGATCGTCTGATCAAGAGCGGGTCGGGCGATAATGAATGGGGAGTCCGCGTGTCCATTGGTGGCAACGGATCGTGGTACGGAAGCGCCGGTGGCGTGGCCTATATCGGCTCGTTCAACTGGAGCAGCGATACGCCGGTCTTCGTGTTCGAAGACAACTTGGGCAATGGCAACGAAAAGTACACCGCCGAAGCGATCACCCACGAGGCTGGCCACGCATTGGGGCTCAACCATGACGGACGCACCTCGCCTTCGGAGGGCTATTATCAAGGTCACGGCAGCGGTGCGACTGGATGGGCGCCGATCATGGGGGTCGGCTACTACAAGGCGTTGACTCAGTGGAGTCGCGGCGAATACGCCTACGCCAACAACACTCAAGATGATCTTGCGATCATCACCGGTAACAACGGCTTCGGATATCGCGCGGACGATCACGGCAACACGACACTGACCGCGTCGGTGTTGTCCGCGGAGCAAGGCTCCGTTGCCGATTCGGGAATCGTCGAACGGAATGATGACGTCGATGTGTTCACCTTCCTGACCGACGCGGGCACAGTCAGTTTTGACGTCACGCCGTTTGAGCGAGGGCCGAACCTCGATATTTACGCGGCGCTGCTCGATGCAACCGGGGCCTTGATCGTCTCGTCCAATCCAATCGGATCGCTGTCCGCGACCGTTTCGGCAACGTTGGCGGCGGGGCAATACTTCGTCCAGGTCAACGGTGCCGGACAGGGCGACCCCGCATCCCTCGGCTACAGCGATTATGGCAGCCTTGGATCGTATTCGATCAGCGGATCGCTGGTGCATACCAATGCGGGATACGTCTCCATCAGCGCGACCAGCGGCGATCAAACGGAAGGCGATGCCGGTGCCAAGACGTTTACGTTTACGGTGACGCGAAGTGGTGATACGTCATCCGCAACCGAGGTCACCTGGGCGGTCAGCGGCAGCGGGGTGTCCGCCGCGGATGCATCCGATTTCGCTGGCGGGGCCTTGCCGAGTGGGATCGTCGCATTCGCAGCGGGAGAGACATCGAAGACGATTTCAATTGACGTGTCGGGCGATACCGATTCTGAGTCGGATGAGTCGTTCGTGGTCGCTCTTTCCAACCCGACAGCGGGAACTCTGATCGCGACTTCAACAGCCAATGGCATGATTGTCAACGACGACGCGGCTCCAAAACCTCCCGGAATCACGGTCTCGCCCACAAGTGGGCTGACGACCAGCGAAGCCGGGGGATGGGCTACGTTCAGCATCGTCCTTGACTCGGCACCGACTTCCGATGTCACGGTCTCACTTTCATCCAGCGACGTCAGTGAAGGGATTGTCGACAAAACGACTTTGACCTTTACACCTGGAAATTGGGGGACCGCTCAAATTGTGACCGTCACGGGCGTGGATGATGCGGTTCGCGATCGCAACGTTTCGTACGTGATTCAAACCGGCTCGGCCCAAAGCAGCGACGAGGCCTATAGCGGACTCAACGTGGACGATGTCCAGCTCACCAACCAGGACAACGAAAAAGGCGGAGGTGGTGGTAAAGGGAAGAAGAAAACGCCGGCGGCGGCGTTAACGATCGAGGTGGTCGCCCCGACGGACCTTCATCCATCGATCGAGGCGGTCGCCCCGACCGATACTCAACGATCGATCGATCGAATATCCAGCGCCCCAGATCGCTTCGAAGAAGAGGTGAATCGAACCTTCATGGGGACGTCGAAAGCGAAAGCGAGCAAGTTCGAGCAAGTCGATACCTTATTCGCGGCCAGGACCGCCAATGATGCCAGCGAAACCGAAGTTGATGAGACATCAGAAAAAAAAGAATCGAGTCTCTCTTTCGAGCGACTCGATTCCCTTTGGGCAATGTGGGGGTCGTGA
- a CDS encoding sulfatase-like hydrolase/transferase → MQQANRRIDPTSFSAWRMTLAGGDVGYNGHPHIKTPDLDQMAKSGARLDRFYVGSPLCVPSRAGLLTGRIATRCGISNHRGAVSHLKADEFTIAELVKAKGYATGHFGKWHLGMLTPDYKGDKSVLMTPGMAGFDEWFASPSSVPTHNPYTDPGGIGRALSGVSSPTAIDLRAGYVHNGRPLEKPIEGCAAEIVMDRAIPFIRDAAKRKQPSRSHRSLGHRCSTVCCARRRFVVDICENKGPLLWFRKYYWLASRASPCDAVDERWRPRMAEKKQWTVKNSGIAEFTHLPRFPS, encoded by the coding sequence ATGCAGCAAGCGAACAGAAGAATCGACCCAACATCGTTCTCTGCATGGCGGATGACCTTGGCTGGGGGGGATGTTGGATACAACGGGCATCCGCACATCAAAACGCCGGATCTGGATCAAATGGCAAAGTCCGGGGCGCGGCTCGATCGTTTTTACGTCGGTTCACCGCTGTGTGTACCGTCGCGAGCGGGATTGCTAACCGGACGCATCGCGACCCGTTGTGGCATCAGCAATCATCGCGGTGCTGTCAGTCATTTAAAAGCCGACGAGTTCACCATCGCTGAACTCGTCAAAGCTAAAGGCTACGCGACGGGGCACTTCGGGAAGTGGCATCTCGGCATGCTGACGCCGGACTACAAGGGGGACAAAAGCGTCCTGATGACGCCGGGTATGGCCGGCTTCGACGAGTGGTTTGCGAGTCCGTCGTCGGTCCCGACGCACAACCCTTACACCGATCCTGGAGGGATCGGGCGAGCGCTCAGCGGCGTCTCTTCGCCAACGGCGATTGATCTGCGAGCTGGCTACGTTCACAACGGCAGGCCATTGGAAAAACCAATCGAAGGCTGTGCGGCCGAGATCGTGATGGATCGAGCGATTCCCTTCATCCGTGACGCCGCAAAAAGGAAGCAGCCGTCTCGAAGTCATCGATCGTTAGGCCATCGATGCTCAACCGTCTGTTGTGCAAGACGACGGTTCGTCGTGGATATCTGCGAAAATAAGGGGCCTTTACTCTGGTTTCGGAAATACTATTGGCTCGCATCTCGGGCGAGCCCCTGCGACGCGGTGGATGAGCGATGGCGCCCGAGGATGGCTGAAAAAAAACAATGGACCGTAAAGAACTCTGGAATTGCAGAATTCACCCATCTGCCGCGATTCCCATCGTGA
- a CDS encoding sulfatase-like hydrolase/transferase — protein sequence MRLDFMNRKLFVATVTCLAAVSDLPLQAAEQKPNVILILADDLGYEDLGFQGSDRIKTPHLDRLANMGTRFSDGHVSASVCSPSRAGLMTGRYQQRFGHEGNSPRRPDGMDTREQAIGQAFQSLGYRTAIFGKWHLGSEEKHYPTRRGFDVFWGLREGSRTYWYDEKKTDKPGSDKAIEHNGTQVTFDGHLTDRLGDQTVSFIEDSKDKPFFVYLSFTAPHGPLQSKPEDMEALGTDDHYLGLIYGMDRNIGKVLSALERHQLMDNTIIWFLSGNGGIGPTFSNYPLGGKKGFKFEGGHRVPFLLYWKDHVPAGKTYDRMVSALDIYPTSLVAAGGSLIQPREVDGVDLMPYVTGENDGTPHQRLYWRKLECAAMRDGHWKLIRVDGYGHALYNLKDDIAERKDLAAQQPERVSQLNGLLEAWERDKMEPLWEEVARYTVMRYQYHTQRFKTGEIDPMVSGNAPKRNSGNTNKQ from the coding sequence ATGAGACTTGATTTCATGAACCGAAAACTGTTTGTCGCGACGGTGACTTGCCTTGCAGCAGTCTCAGATCTGCCGCTTCAGGCAGCCGAGCAAAAGCCGAATGTTATTCTCATTCTGGCCGATGATTTGGGTTATGAAGACCTGGGGTTTCAGGGTTCCGATCGAATCAAGACGCCTCACCTTGATCGCTTGGCGAACATGGGAACGCGTTTCTCGGATGGTCATGTCAGTGCCTCCGTTTGCAGTCCCAGTCGGGCCGGACTGATGACGGGGCGCTATCAGCAACGATTCGGTCACGAAGGCAACTCGCCGCGTCGCCCAGATGGGATGGACACCAGGGAACAAGCAATAGGGCAGGCGTTTCAATCTCTCGGTTACCGCACAGCTATCTTCGGAAAGTGGCACCTGGGCAGTGAAGAGAAACACTACCCAACCCGGCGCGGCTTTGACGTATTCTGGGGTTTGCGGGAAGGTTCGCGAACGTATTGGTACGACGAGAAAAAAACCGACAAACCCGGCAGCGACAAAGCCATCGAACATAACGGGACGCAGGTGACATTTGATGGTCATCTGACAGATCGTCTCGGCGACCAGACAGTCAGCTTCATCGAAGACAGCAAAGACAAACCGTTTTTTGTTTACCTCTCATTCACTGCTCCGCATGGGCCGCTGCAATCCAAGCCTGAAGATATGGAGGCGTTAGGCACGGACGACCATTACCTCGGCTTGATCTACGGGATGGATCGCAATATCGGCAAAGTGCTCAGTGCGCTCGAAAGACACCAGTTGATGGACAACACGATCATCTGGTTCCTGAGCGGCAACGGCGGGATTGGTCCAACTTTCTCGAACTATCCACTGGGAGGAAAGAAGGGATTCAAATTCGAGGGCGGACATCGCGTCCCGTTCCTTCTGTATTGGAAGGACCACGTTCCCGCCGGGAAAACGTACGACCGGATGGTGTCTGCTCTGGATATCTATCCCACGAGTCTGGTCGCGGCGGGTGGTTCACTGATTCAGCCGCGCGAAGTCGATGGCGTCGATTTGATGCCGTATGTGACGGGCGAAAACGATGGTACCCCGCACCAGCGGCTTTATTGGCGCAAGCTGGAATGTGCCGCCATGCGCGACGGGCATTGGAAACTCATTCGCGTCGATGGCTATGGCCACGCGCTCTACAACCTGAAGGACGACATTGCTGAGCGAAAGGATCTTGCCGCGCAGCAGCCGGAACGAGTCAGTCAGCTGAACGGGCTGCTGGAAGCATGGGAGCGGGACAAGATGGAACCGCTGTGGGAGGAAGTCGCACGCTACACGGTCATGCGATATCAATACCACACCCAGCGATTCAAGACCGGTGAGATCGATCCGATGGTTAGTGGAAACGCTCCCAAGCGGAACTCCGGCAATACTAACAAGCAGTGA
- a CDS encoding sulfatase-like hydrolase/transferase: protein MRTTLLAIAMFACTGAANGADSRPNIILFLADDMGQGDTSAYQDFTRNPDKSQVHTPTMERLAASGLLFTDGHSPAAYCNPTRISLLRGRRTVSKPEQFGTPLPAMLQRAGYRTYGVGKWHVFFQKGADFHASSPIKLCALDFGFDHYTGTQHNITKSPAFHVDRAYQRYDAQTRSLVPNHSKDAPGYGNPGGPHEPICQQIWLNTARGYMDAHAAAGGHADQPFFLYYPSHANHNKLLPASDLDGVPVKGACQTADGRALSTDRDSLRLDRSEMIYENDVAIGRLLKWLGETDDPRNPGEKMLANTLFIFSSDNGANEQAGRLANGRLSENKGSIEEGGHREPFIVSWPKRIPAGVTSSTQISLLDMFATLAAVAGEELADDEALDSFNMLDAFLHPETAQPRPKGIYAAQSLRPAHLMIRDGDFKIVWETTKPLTFTGLYDLRKDLAESRNLLGNPEFAQVEKKLKQQARTFLKDGRSRPRNGAANQHN from the coding sequence ATGAGAACGACACTTCTTGCCATTGCGATGTTTGCATGCACTGGTGCAGCAAACGGTGCCGATTCACGACCAAACATCATTCTGTTCCTGGCCGACGACATGGGACAGGGGGACACGTCGGCATATCAGGACTTCACCCGCAATCCGGACAAGTCACAGGTTCATACACCGACGATGGAACGACTTGCGGCCAGTGGGTTGCTATTTACCGACGGTCATTCGCCAGCAGCATACTGCAATCCCACCCGCATCAGCCTGTTGCGGGGTCGTCGTACGGTGAGCAAACCGGAGCAATTCGGTACGCCTCTCCCGGCGATGTTGCAACGAGCGGGGTATCGAACCTACGGCGTTGGGAAGTGGCATGTATTTTTTCAGAAGGGCGCAGATTTTCATGCCAGCTCTCCAATCAAACTGTGCGCCCTGGACTTCGGCTTCGATCACTACACGGGCACGCAACACAACATCACCAAGAGCCCTGCGTTTCATGTTGATCGCGCGTACCAGCGGTATGACGCGCAAACCAGGTCGCTCGTGCCCAATCACTCCAAAGACGCGCCGGGCTATGGAAATCCCGGTGGACCGCATGAGCCAATCTGCCAACAGATTTGGCTGAATACTGCACGTGGTTACATGGACGCGCATGCGGCTGCGGGCGGTCACGCCGATCAACCGTTCTTCCTCTATTACCCATCCCACGCGAACCATAACAAGCTGCTTCCGGCAAGCGACCTGGATGGCGTCCCGGTCAAGGGAGCCTGCCAAACTGCGGACGGCCGTGCGCTGTCGACAGATCGCGATTCGCTGAGGCTCGATCGATCGGAGATGATCTACGAGAACGATGTGGCCATTGGGCGATTGCTGAAGTGGCTTGGCGAGACCGACGATCCGCGAAATCCGGGCGAGAAGATGCTTGCCAATACGCTGTTCATCTTCAGCAGCGACAACGGGGCCAATGAACAAGCTGGCAGGCTGGCCAATGGACGACTATCGGAAAATAAAGGCAGCATCGAAGAAGGCGGGCATCGTGAGCCATTCATCGTTTCCTGGCCGAAGCGAATTCCGGCAGGCGTGACTTCGTCAACGCAGATCAGTTTGCTCGACATGTTCGCCACGCTGGCGGCGGTTGCCGGCGAAGAACTTGCCGACGACGAAGCACTCGACAGCTTCAACATGTTGGACGCGTTTCTTCACCCCGAGACCGCACAACCGCGGCCAAAGGGCATTTACGCGGCGCAGTCGTTGCGCCCTGCTCATCTGATGATTCGCGACGGAGATTTCAAGATCGTCTGGGAGACAACCAAACCACTTACGTTCACGGGCTTGTATGACCTGCGGAAAGACCTCGCCGAATCCCGCAACCTGCTGGGTAATCCCGAATTTGCTCAAGTCGAAAAGAAACTGAAACAACAGGCGAGAACCTTCCTGAAAGACGGTCGTTCGCGTCCTCGCAACGGCGCTGCCAACCAGCACAATTAA